From the Desulfosarcina sp. BuS5 genome, one window contains:
- a CDS encoding CRISPR-associated helicase/endonuclease Cas3: protein MATPSCLFKLESRPGQLLIDHLENTAQLCSEIRNKRINFKDADIDVLGDVAWLIGFTHDFGKATCFFQEYLKEKDEDKKRSLRNKKKTHHGLLSSLFTYRIVKDFIYSKKLSEHPIYGYLPIISYLIVKRHHGNPLNLKDEIIDIEPANNPEAFHVIKEQLESIDADEFNRILKKSPNTALSLKEFKSHVDILITDNICRAEKKQWRKYCKNSSLDIYFLFQFFYSALLAADKNDAAGLNIPNGHILLSSNMVDRYIEKKFANKENDNLINPIRKEIYETVCNSVSSINCKDRILSINVPTGTGKTITGFSFALKLREKILAEKKFAPKIIYCLPFLSIIEQNFDVFENIFIVNGKKPDNRTMLKHHHLAEISYRLHGSEEEFPTNISRLLIETWESEIVITTFMQLFHTLISNKNRMLKKFNAITNAIVILDEIQTIPYKYWHLIRKLFTGFAEIFNTRFIFMTATQPVIFRNFEIRELVPREKKKEYLSFFDRIKFHNRSDEELDVPAFIQIVKKDIEKYPEDDFLIVLNTINSSIEVFNALKKFMGQIENEGVKLYYLSTNIIPMHRLERIEGKEGIKQKKCRKIIVSTQLVEAGVDIDVDRVYRDFAPFDSLNQVAGRCNRNFSKQRKKGDVTVFSLSNKKKYYQYVYGERDLSIIKTKETIKDVVEITEKQFLELGDDYFKRLAEDKADDLSIQLIEQLEKLNFANLDEFKLIEAAYPACDLFIEIDDKASVVWQKYISIFNEADLLKRKDLMDSIKADLYKYIISVPAKGSYCSGFGKKSEIVYINKNQVESVYNKDTGFIRKDPVQCVF, encoded by the coding sequence ATGGCGACACCTTCCTGTTTATTTAAATTGGAGTCCCGCCCGGGGCAACTCCTTATAGATCATCTTGAAAATACAGCGCAACTTTGTTCGGAAATTCGAAATAAGAGAATCAATTTCAAAGACGCTGATATTGATGTTCTTGGGGATGTTGCATGGTTGATAGGTTTTACTCATGATTTTGGCAAGGCAACTTGTTTTTTCCAAGAGTATCTTAAAGAAAAAGATGAAGACAAAAAACGTTCTTTAAGAAATAAGAAAAAAACCCACCATGGTTTACTCTCGTCTCTTTTTACATATCGTATAGTCAAAGATTTTATTTACAGTAAAAAATTGTCGGAACATCCGATTTACGGTTATTTACCCATAATTTCATATTTAATTGTCAAAAGGCATCATGGCAATCCTCTAAATCTTAAGGATGAGATTATTGACATTGAGCCGGCAAATAACCCTGAAGCGTTTCATGTTATTAAGGAACAGCTTGAAAGTATTGATGCTGATGAGTTTAACCGAATTTTAAAAAAATCCCCAAATACAGCATTGAGTCTAAAAGAGTTCAAATCGCATGTTGATATATTGATCACGGATAACATTTGCAGAGCTGAAAAAAAACAATGGCGAAAATACTGCAAAAATAGTTCCCTGGATATTTATTTTCTGTTTCAGTTTTTTTATTCCGCTCTTCTTGCAGCAGATAAAAATGATGCGGCAGGGCTTAATATACCAAATGGTCATATCTTGCTTTCATCAAATATGGTTGACAGATATATAGAAAAAAAATTTGCAAACAAAGAGAACGATAACCTGATAAACCCTATAAGAAAAGAAATATATGAAACAGTTTGTAACTCTGTATCTTCAATCAATTGCAAGGATAGAATATTATCAATTAACGTGCCTACCGGCACAGGCAAAACTATAACAGGGTTCTCGTTTGCTTTAAAATTGAGAGAAAAGATACTGGCCGAAAAAAAATTTGCGCCGAAAATAATTTATTGTCTCCCTTTTTTAAGTATAATCGAACAGAATTTTGATGTTTTTGAAAATATTTTTATTGTTAACGGCAAAAAGCCTGATAACAGGACAATGCTCAAGCATCATCACCTTGCTGAAATCTCATACAGGTTACATGGCAGCGAAGAGGAATTCCCAACAAATATAAGCCGGTTATTAATTGAGACCTGGGAATCTGAAATAGTTATCACAACATTCATGCAACTGTTTCATACCTTGATATCCAATAAAAACAGAATGCTTAAAAAATTTAACGCGATAACCAATGCAATAGTTATTTTGGATGAAATCCAAACCATCCCCTATAAATACTGGCATTTAATCAGAAAACTATTTACCGGATTTGCAGAGATATTTAATACCCGGTTTATTTTTATGACCGCAACGCAACCCGTTATTTTTAGAAATTTCGAAATCAGGGAACTCGTTCCCCGTGAGAAAAAAAAAGAATACCTTTCCTTTTTTGATAGAATTAAATTCCATAACCGTTCAGATGAAGAATTGGATGTTCCTGCATTTATTCAAATAGTAAAAAAAGATATTGAGAAATATCCTGAAGACGATTTTTTGATCGTGCTTAATACGATTAACTCATCAATAGAAGTTTTCAACGCCCTGAAAAAATTCATGGGGCAAATCGAAAATGAAGGAGTAAAATTATATTACCTTTCGACCAATATCATTCCCATGCACAGGCTTGAGAGGATAGAAGGGAAAGAAGGAATCAAACAAAAAAAATGCAGAAAGATTATTGTATCCACTCAACTGGTGGAGGCTGGTGTGGATATTGATGTGGACAGAGTTTATAGAGACTTTGCGCCCTTTGATTCTCTTAATCAGGTTGCCGGGCGATGTAATCGAAATTTTTCCAAACAACGTAAAAAAGGGGATGTGACTGTTTTTTCATTGTCTAATAAAAAAAAGTATTACCAGTATGTTTACGGAGAAAGAGATCTTTCTATTATAAAGACCAAAGAAACCATAAAAGATGTAGTAGAAATTACAGAAAAACAATTTTTAGAGCTGGGTGACGATTATTTCAAAAGATTAGCTGAGGATAAGGCCGATGATCTTTCTATACAACTTATAGAACAACTGGAAAAATTGAACTTTGCCAATTTGGATGAGTTTAAACTGATTGAAGCAGCTTATCCTGCATGTGACCTTTTTATCGAAATCGATGATAAAGCATCTGTTGTATGGCAAAAATACATATCAATATTTAATGAGGCTGACTTACTTAAAAGAAAGGATTTAATGGACAGCATTAAAGCAGATCTGTATAAATACATTATATCTGTTCCCGCTAAGGGCAGCTATTGTAGTGGATTCGGAAAAAAATCCGAAATTGTTTATATAAATAAAAATCA
- the cas5b gene encoding type I-B CRISPR-associated protein Cas5b — protein MNSRVLIFDLWGDIGHFKKPYSTTSPLSFAFPPRPTLAGIISALIGLGKQEYADFFKIKNANIGLGIINPVKKMRISQNLIHTKKAIQFSRIRRGTRGARTRIRFEYVKDPKYRVYFQHSDQNIFKQVKTRLENHESVYSVSLGLSELLANFEYIGEFGCAENSSTSPVMINSIIPSNKMNDFTIETGKKYFTENMPVEMDKQRIVTLFGSFIYERNGNPIQAMITTKYYKAENGDTFLFI, from the coding sequence ATGAACAGCAGAGTACTGATTTTTGATTTATGGGGTGACATAGGCCATTTTAAAAAACCATATTCTACAACTTCGCCCTTAAGTTTTGCCTTCCCCCCAAGACCTACCCTGGCAGGGATTATTTCAGCTCTTATCGGCCTTGGAAAACAAGAATATGCAGATTTTTTTAAAATAAAAAATGCAAATATCGGCCTTGGGATAATAAATCCTGTAAAAAAAATGCGGATAAGTCAAAATCTTATTCATACAAAAAAAGCCATACAGTTTTCCAGAATCAGACGCGGAACCAGGGGCGCCAGGACCAGAATTCGGTTTGAATATGTCAAAGATCCAAAATACAGGGTCTATTTTCAGCATAGCGATCAAAACATTTTTAAACAGGTAAAGACACGACTTGAAAACCATGAGTCTGTTTACTCTGTTTCTTTAGGTTTAAGTGAACTGCTGGCAAATTTTGAATATATCGGGGAGTTCGGTTGCGCAGAAAATTCAAGCACAAGCCCTGTAATGATTAACAGCATTATTCCATCTAATAAGATGAATGATTTCACAATAGAGACTGGAAAAAAATATTTTACAGAGAATATGCCGGTTGAAATGGATAAGCAGCGGATTGTAACCTTGTTTGGCTCGTTTATTTATGAACGAAACGGCAATCCGATTCAAGCGATGATAACAACAAAATACTACAAGGCTGAAAATGGCGACACCTTCCTGTTTATTTAA
- the cas7b gene encoding type I-B CRISPR-associated protein Cas7/Csh2: MTDLTNKSELLFLYDIKDANPNGDPLDENKPRIDEETGQNIVTDVRLKRTIRDYLFACKGYNGKNDNKDDIFVREIADDEGKIQDGKARARDFDGDEDTVLERCIDIRLFGATIPKEKDSITLTGPVQFKMGRSLHPVVMKHIQGTGAFASKAGAKQATFREEDILYYSLIAFHGIINPTAAKESNASKEDVKLLLEGMWEGTKNLISRSKFGQMPRLLLKVNYNSPLFFIGDFDRLITYKSDMPFERLRDARDLAVDISRLNTALEAKADRISSIEYIIDSSLELYADGKKVGISDLGKGIQKNEIVFEL; this comes from the coding sequence ATGACGGACCTGACCAATAAATCCGAGCTGCTTTTTTTATATGATATAAAGGATGCAAACCCCAATGGAGACCCTCTGGATGAAAACAAACCGCGTATTGATGAGGAAACCGGACAGAATATCGTGACTGATGTGCGGTTAAAAAGAACAATCAGAGACTATCTTTTTGCGTGTAAAGGTTATAATGGAAAAAATGATAATAAGGATGATATCTTTGTAAGGGAAATAGCAGATGACGAGGGTAAAATTCAGGATGGAAAGGCAAGAGCAAGAGATTTTGATGGTGATGAGGATACTGTTCTGGAGCGCTGTATAGATATCAGGCTTTTTGGAGCTACTATCCCCAAGGAAAAAGATTCAATAACACTGACCGGGCCTGTTCAATTTAAAATGGGACGATCTTTGCACCCTGTAGTGATGAAGCATATTCAGGGCACAGGCGCATTTGCTTCTAAAGCAGGAGCCAAACAAGCGACTTTTCGTGAAGAGGATATTCTTTATTATTCTTTAATTGCATTTCACGGTATCATTAATCCAACGGCTGCAAAAGAGAGCAACGCTTCAAAAGAAGATGTGAAGCTTCTTCTTGAGGGGATGTGGGAGGGGACTAAAAATTTGATATCAAGGTCAAAATTCGGCCAGATGCCAAGGCTGCTTCTAAAGGTAAATTATAATTCCCCTCTTTTTTTTATCGGTGATTTTGATCGTCTGATAACTTATAAAAGTGATATGCCGTTTGAAAGATTGAGGGATGCACGAGACCTTGCGGTGGATATCAGCAGATTAAATACGGCCTTGGAAGCCAAAGCCGACAGGATATCCTCAATTGAATATATTATTGATTCCAGCCTTGAATTATATGCTGATGGCAAGAAGGTCGGCATCAGTGATTTAGGAAAAGGCATTCAAAAAAATGAAATAGTTTTTGAATTATAG
- a CDS encoding TIGR02556 family CRISPR-associated protein translates to MIQSIMKIGRWARKNDDSEDLIKNFIQNPNEKGNISKVFEIILKQHEKDFVYEKVNVSEFSETKLMKYLYRHGSSRGSDVTPTSKFAGDMEKTFKNKIHKCIGDIEKEKTSIGLTSAEQKIITQINKVLSASEKDIIISLQKQLEDIDQKEGFILTLVFSGNEDKQYIGDMELFKKILQNKGKEKYYKKHGKKSLGQDQTCSVCHENQKEVYGFVNTYNFYTVDKPGFVSGGFKQQDAWKNYPVCCDCAVNMEQGKKYLTENLSFSFYGFNYLLIPKFITEKLINESMDILEDAFEQKASEILKSGFEKKFRYCLTDAENEIFDLISEQEDYISFDFLFYAEKQAAFNILLHIEDVLPSRLKRLFQIKTHIDQIDIFKRVKIDKNNEATRLVFNFGILRDFFPLISKKRTYDKNFLELAGKIFSYKPIDYNFVMQAIVRKIRPVFINNKSTEILCLKGYMLLNFLAELGVLSKGGVKMDIKIIDDLKESFSSEDKTYSEKIERFFAAHGGFFDCAPKKACFLTGVLVRKVLNIQFKANNATPFQKKLHGLILSESIIKNVSKEAQAKLEQYKKNYYRELETIISQYMTIGDKNWLITNNEISFYFTTGMNLADLFKTKKEEEDNDGPDQ, encoded by the coding sequence ATGATACAATCTATTATGAAAATCGGCAGATGGGCCAGAAAAAATGATGATTCCGAGGACTTAATCAAAAATTTCATACAAAATCCCAATGAAAAAGGAAATATAAGCAAGGTTTTTGAAATAATTTTAAAACAGCATGAAAAAGACTTTGTTTACGAGAAAGTAAATGTTTCCGAATTCAGTGAAACCAAGCTGATGAAATATCTATACAGGCATGGAAGCTCAAGGGGAAGCGATGTAACCCCTACTTCAAAATTTGCAGGGGACATGGAAAAAACATTTAAGAATAAAATTCATAAATGCATTGGTGATATTGAAAAAGAAAAAACAAGTATTGGTTTAACTTCTGCTGAGCAAAAAATAATTACACAAATCAACAAGGTTCTGTCAGCATCCGAAAAAGATATTATTATAAGCCTGCAAAAACAGTTAGAAGATATTGATCAAAAAGAAGGCTTTATTTTAACACTTGTCTTTTCCGGAAACGAAGACAAGCAATACATAGGCGATATGGAACTGTTCAAAAAAATTCTGCAAAACAAGGGAAAAGAAAAATACTATAAAAAACATGGAAAAAAATCATTGGGTCAGGATCAGACATGTTCGGTCTGTCATGAAAACCAGAAAGAAGTATATGGTTTTGTTAATACATACAACTTTTACACGGTTGATAAACCGGGATTTGTTTCAGGGGGATTCAAGCAGCAGGATGCATGGAAAAACTATCCGGTATGCTGCGACTGCGCTGTAAATATGGAACAGGGAAAAAAATATCTAACTGAAAATCTCAGTTTCAGTTTTTACGGATTTAACTATTTGCTGATTCCCAAATTTATAACCGAAAAGTTAATTAACGAATCAATGGACATCCTTGAAGATGCCTTTGAACAGAAGGCATCGGAAATATTAAAATCCGGATTTGAGAAAAAATTCAGATATTGTCTTACCGATGCGGAGAATGAAATTTTTGATCTCATAAGCGAGCAGGAAGATTACATAAGTTTTGATTTCCTGTTTTATGCGGAAAAGCAGGCGGCTTTCAATATTCTCCTTCACATAGAAGATGTCCTGCCGTCTCGGTTAAAACGGCTTTTTCAAATAAAAACTCATATTGATCAAATTGATATTTTCAAAAGAGTCAAAATAGATAAAAACAATGAGGCTACAAGACTGGTATTTAATTTCGGCATTTTAAGAGATTTTTTTCCGCTAATAAGCAAAAAAAGGACTTATGACAAAAACTTTCTTGAACTTGCCGGTAAAATATTTTCATATAAACCAATAGATTATAATTTTGTTATGCAGGCTATAGTCAGGAAAATAAGGCCGGTATTCATTAATAATAAATCTACAGAAATTTTATGCTTAAAAGGCTACATGCTTTTGAACTTTCTGGCTGAGCTTGGAGTTTTGAGTAAAGGAGGTGTAAAAATGGATATTAAAATTATTGATGATCTTAAGGAAAGTTTTTCTTCTGAAGATAAAACATATTCAGAAAAAATCGAGAGATTCTTTGCTGCTCATGGAGGTTTTTTTGATTGCGCGCCCAAAAAGGCATGCTTTTTAACAGGGGTTTTAGTCAGAAAGGTTTTAAATATTCAGTTCAAAGCAAATAACGCAACTCCATTTCAAAAAAAACTGCATGGTCTAATATTGTCGGAATCAATAATAAAAAATGTTTCCAAAGAAGCTCAGGCTAAACTTGAGCAGTATAAAAAGAATTATTACAGGGAGCTTGAAACAATTATTTCCCAATACATGACTATAGGTGATAAGAATTGGCTAATAACCAATAACGAAATAAGTTTTTATTTTACTACCGGTATGAACCTGGCTGACCTTTTTAAGACAAAAAAAGAGGAGGAAGACAATGACGGACCTGACCAATAA
- a CDS encoding ORF6N domain-containing protein, with protein sequence MSELIAIEAVANKIFFIRGVKVIMDKDLANMYGVETRVLNQAVKRHEKRFPEDFMFQFSKSEYDFLISQSVTSKKSGRGGVRKMPYAFTEQGVAMLSGILNSDRAIAVNIQIMRTFTKLRHMISDNEDLKRELAELSKQTD encoded by the coding sequence ATGTCCGAGCTAATTGCAATTGAGGCTGTTGCCAATAAAATATTTTTTATCCGTGGTGTTAAGGTGATAATGGACAAAGATCTTGCAAATATGTATGGGGTTGAAACAAGAGTTTTAAATCAAGCCGTAAAAAGGCATGAAAAACGCTTTCCTGAGGATTTCATGTTTCAGTTTTCAAAAAGCGAATATGATTTTTTGATATCACAATCTGTGACATCAAAAAAGTCAGGCAGAGGCGGTGTCCGGAAAATGCCTTACGCATTCACTGAGCAGGGGGTTGCCATGTTGTCCGGCATTCTAAACAGCGATAGAGCAATTGCTGTTAATATTCAAATCATGAGAACCTTTACAAAGCTTCGTCACATGATTTCTGATAATGAAGATTTGAAGCGAGAACTGGCTGAATTGAGTAAACAGACAGATTAA
- a CDS encoding CRISPR-associated endonuclease Cas6 — protein sequence MKKSTLLLNNINLRPSQIHKFRGFVGNEFKEHDLIHNHDEKGNPIYRYPLIQFKLIEKTPAIIAITDKAVNIFAEIFMKLDKIIIEDTVIPVYEKDLKVEEVEFGYSDEIFMYEFASPWIGLNQKNFKKYNDAGNDEKNEILKKVMTGNILSMAKYLDSWLSQDQKIKIAHKLKEIKVNLKGKSMTAFTGIFKTNFCLPDYLGIGKSVSRGFGTVKVMI from the coding sequence ATGAAAAAATCAACTCTGCTGCTGAATAATATCAATTTAAGGCCATCACAGATTCATAAATTCAGAGGGTTTGTGGGAAATGAATTTAAAGAGCATGACCTTATTCATAATCATGATGAAAAAGGGAATCCCATTTATCGTTATCCATTAATACAATTCAAGCTGATCGAAAAAACGCCCGCTATTATTGCAATAACAGACAAGGCTGTAAATATTTTTGCGGAAATCTTCATGAAGCTTGATAAAATTATTATCGAAGATACGGTTATTCCTGTCTACGAAAAGGATCTGAAGGTGGAAGAGGTCGAATTCGGATACTCAGATGAAATATTCATGTATGAGTTTGCCTCGCCCTGGATCGGCCTTAACCAAAAAAATTTTAAAAAATATAATGATGCGGGGAATGATGAAAAGAACGAGATACTGAAAAAAGTAATGACAGGGAATATCCTGTCCATGGCAAAGTATCTTGACTCCTGGCTTTCACAAGATCAAAAAATTAAAATTGCTCACAAATTAAAAGAGATAAAAGTAAACCTTAAAGGCAAAAGCATGACAGCGTTTACAGGAATATTTAAAACCAATTTCTGTTTGCCCGATTATCTGGGGATCGGGAAATCAGTTTCGAGGGGGTTTGGGACTGTAAAGGTGATGATATAA
- a CDS encoding AbrB/MazE/SpoVT family DNA-binding domain-containing protein: MYAKISKKGQITIPKPIREKLKIEKDGAVLFLVEDNEVKLKGVPGVQAEQLAGSLKKYAKGYVPLKKIREKIQDEIADETAKEGLSD, from the coding sequence ATGTATGCAAAAATATCAAAGAAGGGTCAAATAACGATTCCTAAACCAATCAGGGAAAAATTAAAAATCGAAAAAGATGGCGCTGTGTTGTTTCTTGTTGAAGACAACGAGGTCAAGCTGAAAGGTGTTCCCGGAGTTCAAGCGGAACAATTAGCCGGAAGTCTGAAAAAATATGCAAAGGGATATGTTCCCTTAAAAAAAATAAGAGAGAAAATACAGGATGAAATCGCTGATGAAACAGCAAAAGAAGGTTTATCAGATTGA
- the cas2 gene encoding CRISPR-associated endonuclease Cas2 has product MSVLVWVIYDIVENKPRTRVAKECKKAGLIRVQKSVFLGKLESNRFDELSEKCLDLIDEETDSVYLFPFCQEDFKNIRVHGQGFDKKLVNDEILAMFF; this is encoded by the coding sequence ATGTCCGTTCTTGTATGGGTAATATACGATATTGTCGAGAATAAACCCAGAACCAGGGTTGCCAAAGAGTGCAAAAAGGCCGGCCTTATCAGGGTTCAAAAAAGCGTATTTTTAGGAAAGCTTGAATCAAACCGGTTTGATGAATTATCTGAAAAATGCCTTGACCTGATTGATGAAGAAACAGACAGCGTTTACCTGTTTCCCTTTTGTCAGGAAGATTTTAAAAATATAAGGGTACATGGTCAGGGGTTTGATAAAAAGCTGGTTAATGACGAGATTTTAGCGATGTTTTTTTGA
- the cas1 gene encoding CRISPR-associated endonuclease Cas1: MQLVINSAGTYITQKDGIFRLKNKDRSFDVSPQKVESIVVSNQAMITTQAIVAALENNIDIIFLDGYGDPIGRVWFAKMGSTALIRRKQLEIAEDKKGLELVTDMIRKKIENQTGFLKKLMYARPGKESFFENPIKIIDSALAGLDMYNGTVEDSRNSIMGVEGTACRAYFQCLSRLMPEKYIFRGRSRQPAKDPFNAVLNYCYGILYSRIEKACILAGLDPYVGFLHTDNYNKKSMVFDLIEPFRIFAEQTAVYLFTGKKIKDEYFRTTDNAVSLNDKGKPLVIDAINSHMDETVRYRKKNVKRKYIPQHEAHRLANILLADEGEKRPEWLGIKEF; encoded by the coding sequence TTGCAACTGGTAATAAACAGCGCCGGCACATATATTACACAAAAAGACGGCATCTTCAGGCTTAAAAATAAAGACCGAAGTTTTGATGTTTCACCTCAAAAAGTGGAATCAATAGTTGTTTCCAACCAGGCCATGATTACCACACAAGCCATTGTTGCCGCTCTCGAAAACAACATAGATATTATTTTTCTTGATGGATATGGAGATCCCATCGGCCGGGTCTGGTTTGCCAAAATGGGAAGCACGGCACTTATACGCAGAAAGCAGCTTGAAATTGCAGAAGATAAAAAAGGGCTTGAACTGGTTACGGATATGATCAGAAAAAAAATAGAAAACCAGACCGGTTTTTTAAAAAAACTTATGTATGCCAGGCCGGGCAAAGAATCTTTTTTTGAAAACCCGATTAAAATTATTGACAGCGCTCTTGCCGGCCTTGATATGTATAACGGAACCGTTGAAGATTCCCGAAACAGCATAATGGGAGTTGAGGGCACGGCATGCAGAGCCTATTTCCAGTGCCTGTCCAGGCTTATGCCGGAAAAATATATTTTCAGAGGCAGATCGCGGCAGCCGGCCAAAGATCCATTTAATGCTGTTTTAAATTACTGCTACGGCATTCTTTACTCCAGGATTGAAAAAGCCTGCATCCTGGCCGGTCTTGATCCTTATGTCGGTTTTCTGCATACCGACAACTACAATAAAAAATCGATGGTATTTGACCTTATAGAGCCTTTTAGAATTTTTGCTGAACAAACGGCCGTTTATCTTTTCACAGGCAAAAAGATTAAAGACGAATATTTTCGCACAACCGACAATGCGGTTTCTTTAAATGACAAGGGCAAACCGCTTGTCATTGACGCGATAAATTCACATATGGATGAAACCGTAAGATACAGAAAAAAAAATGTAAAAAGAAAGTACATCCCCCAGCATGAAGCCCATCGGCTTGCAAATATTCTCCTGGCCGATGAAGGTGAAAAAAGGCCGGAATGGCTGGGGATTAAGGAGTTTTAG
- the hflK gene encoding FtsH protease activity modulator HflK codes for MNWDWDKLKEQQQHSGGGPPQMDEILGKLRNFKFPGGPILIIVILALFLASSTFYTVGVDEVGVVQRFGRYTRTSQPGLNFKLPIGIEKVTKVKVKRVYKEEFGFTGERSNTRNRFTDGREELNVSLMLTGDLNVALVPWIVQYRIKNPRDYLFKIQNPRKLLIDMSEAAMRLVVGDRSINEVISKREEIAIEARESLQKELDMAETGIHVVTIEMKKTNVPVPVQASFNAVNQAVQEKEKMIYQAKKDYNKAIPAARGEAERTIKAAEGYALDRINRAKGDASRFESIYKEYAMAKDITKRRLYLESMKDLFPKLSQKYILDADQKNLLPLLNLGIKNGVKNEN; via the coding sequence ATGAACTGGGACTGGGATAAATTGAAGGAACAGCAGCAGCACAGTGGCGGAGGGCCGCCGCAAATGGATGAGATACTCGGCAAGCTCAGGAATTTTAAATTCCCCGGGGGGCCTATTCTTATAATTGTTATTCTGGCACTTTTTCTGGCTTCTTCGACTTTCTATACTGTTGGGGTAGATGAGGTTGGCGTGGTGCAGAGATTCGGCAGATATACCAGGACCAGCCAGCCGGGTCTTAATTTTAAGCTGCCGATTGGAATAGAGAAGGTTACCAAGGTCAAGGTAAAGCGTGTTTATAAAGAAGAATTTGGCTTTACCGGTGAACGGAGTAATACAAGAAACCGTTTTACGGACGGGCGCGAGGAATTAAATGTTTCCCTGATGCTTACCGGCGATCTTAATGTGGCGCTGGTGCCATGGATTGTCCAGTATCGGATCAAGAATCCGCGTGATTATCTTTTTAAAATCCAGAATCCCAGAAAACTCCTGATTGATATGTCCGAAGCGGCGATGCGGCTGGTGGTAGGTGATCGGAGCATTAACGAGGTTATAAGTAAACGCGAGGAGATTGCGATTGAGGCCCGGGAGTCGCTTCAAAAAGAACTGGACATGGCTGAAACCGGTATACATGTTGTTACGATAGAGATGAAAAAGACCAATGTGCCCGTGCCGGTGCAGGCCTCGTTTAATGCGGTAAATCAGGCTGTACAGGAAAAGGAGAAAATGATTTACCAAGCCAAGAAGGATTATAATAAGGCCATACCTGCCGCACGTGGCGAGGCTGAAAGAACAATAAAGGCGGCTGAAGGGTATGCCCTGGACCGGATAAACCGCGCCAAGGGTGATGCATCCCGGTTTGAATCAATCTATAAAGAGTATGCCATGGCAAAAGATATTACCAAAAGACGTCTATACCTTGAAAGCATGAAAGATTTATTCCCAAAGCTTAGCCAAAAATATATTCTGGATGCGGACCAGAAGAATCTTTTACCCTTACTTAATCTTGGTATAAAAAATGGTGTTAAAAATGAAAATTAA
- the hflC gene encoding protease modulator HflC: MKIKNIAIIVCIVALLLAFASAYTVSEIEQVVITQFGEIKGDTINDPGLHFKIPIIQQANYFPKNLLEWDGDPGQIPTLDKTYIWVDTFARWKITDPVKFFQTVNNTVSALGRLDDIIDPSVRNFITSYRLIETVRTSNRKLDTMDELGLEETQQKQGTMFNVTTGREKITRGILKQASPKLEKFGIKLVDVQIKRINYVEQVRNSVYERMVAERNQIAEKFRSEGMGEARKIFGEKERDLKKITSQAYKTAQEIKGKADAGAVKIFAKAYSVDPEFYSFTKTLEIYNQALGRNSSIILSTDSEFFKYFKGYAE; the protein is encoded by the coding sequence ATGAAAATTAAGAATATCGCAATAATTGTCTGCATTGTAGCGTTGCTTTTGGCCTTTGCCTCAGCTTATACCGTCAGTGAGATAGAGCAGGTGGTTATAACCCAGTTTGGAGAGATAAAAGGTGACACGATTAATGATCCTGGGCTCCATTTTAAGATTCCGATTATTCAGCAGGCCAATTATTTCCCTAAAAATCTCCTTGAATGGGACGGTGATCCCGGTCAAATCCCTACCCTGGATAAAACATATATCTGGGTCGATACTTTTGCCAGGTGGAAAATAACGGATCCGGTAAAATTTTTTCAGACCGTCAATAATACCGTGAGCGCTCTTGGCCGTTTGGATGACATTATAGATCCGTCGGTGAGAAATTTTATTACTTCCTACAGATTGATCGAGACCGTCCGAACAAGTAACCGCAAGCTTGATACAATGGATGAGTTAGGATTAGAAGAGACGCAACAAAAACAGGGCACCATGTTTAACGTTACAACCGGCAGGGAAAAGATAACCCGGGGGATACTTAAACAGGCCAGCCCCAAGCTGGAAAAATTTGGTATTAAACTTGTGGATGTTCAAATTAAACGGATTAATTACGTCGAACAGGTTAGAAATTCCGTTTATGAAAGAATGGTCGCCGAGCGGAACCAGATAGCGGAAAAGTTTCGTTCCGAGGGAATGGGAGAAGCGCGGAAGATTTTTGGAGAAAAAGAGAGAGATTTAAAAAAGATAACATCCCAGGCATATAAGACCGCTCAGGAAATAAAGGGAAAAGCCGATGCCGGGGCTGTAAAGATATTCGCCAAGGCATATTCTGTTGATCCGGAATTCTACTCCTTTACCAAGACCCTTGAGATCTATAATCAGGCTTTGGGCCGGAACAGCTCTATTATACTTTCAACCGATTCAGAGTTTTTTAAATATTTTAAGGGGTATGCCGAATAG